The following proteins come from a genomic window of bacterium:
- a CDS encoding DUF2062 domain-containing protein, whose amino-acid sequence MENKAALSTEHIWCVIPVFNNKDTVKRIALDCRSYLSRIVVVDDGSTDVDVSSLLSGSDITVLRHEKNRGKGEAILTALKYIDSQGGRFMITIDADGQHYPRDIERFIPLLQDDEGVVVIGCRKFLPRTSGSLTDGEHIPRTSRFGRKVANFWLRLETGISCDDCQSGFRAYPVRPLTRLALKGAHYDFETEILAKAVWAGLRLVPVDIDVWYPEPHMRVSSFRPLVDNLRISWMHARLVARRLLPVPDRKLVTAGEKRFEIGMLLHPIKMLKMLLKENATPAGLAVSAAVGMFLAVLPLVSLHTPLIIYVSVRLHLNKIMAINIQHLAMPPFIPAACIELGYYLRYGHWLTDISPQVIFGQLAARLWEWVLGSLIIAPVAAVIVGLVVFIIATALQRKASSYGPGKTVPEN is encoded by the coding sequence ATGGAAAATAAAGCCGCTCTTTCAACAGAACATATCTGGTGTGTTATCCCCGTATTCAATAATAAAGATACGGTCAAACGCATAGCCCTGGACTGTCGCTCCTATCTATCGCGGATCGTGGTGGTCGATGATGGCAGTACGGACGTCGATGTTTCCTCCTTATTGAGCGGCAGTGACATTACCGTGCTCAGACACGAAAAAAACCGGGGCAAGGGGGAAGCGATCCTGACTGCCTTGAAGTATATCGATTCTCAGGGGGGGCGATTCATGATTACCATTGATGCGGATGGTCAGCATTACCCCCGGGATATCGAAAGGTTTATCCCCCTGCTCCAGGATGATGAAGGGGTGGTGGTGATAGGATGCAGAAAATTTCTCCCCCGGACGTCGGGCTCGCTGACGGATGGAGAGCACATCCCCCGCACGAGCCGCTTTGGGAGAAAGGTGGCCAATTTCTGGCTGCGTCTTGAGACCGGTATTTCGTGTGACGACTGCCAGAGCGGATTTCGTGCCTACCCGGTGCGGCCCCTCACCAGACTGGCCCTGAAAGGGGCCCATTACGATTTTGAAACCGAGATCCTGGCCAAGGCAGTCTGGGCCGGGTTACGCCTTGTTCCGGTTGATATCGATGTCTGGTACCCTGAGCCCCATATGCGGGTTTCAAGCTTTCGACCACTGGTGGACAATCTCCGTATCTCCTGGATGCATGCCCGGCTGGTTGCCAGAAGGCTCCTGCCGGTCCCTGACCGGAAACTCGTTACTGCCGGGGAAAAACGCTTCGAGATCGGGATGCTCCTTCATCCAATAAAAATGCTCAAAATGCTGCTCAAGGAAAACGCGACTCCTGCCGGACTGGCAGTGTCCGCCGCAGTCGGGATGTTTTTAGCTGTCCTGCCGCTTGTTTCACTTCACACCCCCCTGATTATCTATGTATCTGTCCGGCTCCATTTGAATAAGATAATGGCCATAAATATCCAGCACCTGGCCATGCCTCCCTTTATACCCGCGGCCTGTATCGAACTGGGATATTACCTGCGCTATGGTCATTGGCTGACCGATATTTCCCCGCAGGTAATCTTCGGCCAGTTGGCCGCGCGGCTCTGGGAATGGGTATTGGGGTCTCTCATTATCGCTCCGGTTGCAGCAGTCATCGTGGGCTTGGTGGTATTCATCATTGCCACCGCGCTCCAAAGGAAAGCCTCCTCGTATGGACCAGGAAAAACCGTCCCGGAAAATTGA